A window from Crocosphaera sp. UHCC 0190 encodes these proteins:
- the cbiD gene encoding cobalt-precorrin-5B (C(1))-methyltransferase CbiD yields MNNAEPRSGYTLPVFACAAGIAALDCLHNIEINQTVSLDLIEPSATVNIPIQQVAKIQENIALGITISDPGDNLDLTRNTPIWAIVEIVKNSQTDEQIIIKGGEGIGKQINNNQKDAIYSYAKKLLHHNLKQHLKLEETIIITIILPEGRKLAKRTSNEAFGVVEGLSLLGTSGISQPLSAPSQLELYQQQLKEKAKQFDTVVFCLGENGLDLAQKSGINPQQLIKTANWLGPLLVTAGLEKVQSILLFGYHGKLIKLAGGIFHTHHHLADGRREILVAHGAKIGLSTPILQQLFTCETTENGLQKLRKLDQEMGTNWTEKIYESLAETIDKRTQEYIHKYVDFDVNIGSVLFGRDRQIIITSKRGETLLNS; encoded by the coding sequence ATGAATAATGCTGAACCCAGATCAGGTTATACTTTACCTGTCTTTGCTTGTGCTGCTGGGATTGCTGCTTTAGATTGCCTCCATAACATTGAGATTAATCAGACAGTTTCTCTCGATTTAATTGAACCATCGGCAACGGTAAATATTCCTATTCAACAAGTAGCTAAAATCCAGGAAAATATTGCATTGGGAATTACCATTAGTGATCCAGGAGATAACTTAGATTTAACGAGAAATACCCCGATTTGGGCCATAGTTGAAATAGTTAAAAATAGTCAAACTGATGAGCAAATTATCATCAAAGGGGGTGAAGGAATTGGTAAACAAATTAATAATAATCAAAAAGATGCTATTTATTCTTATGCCAAAAAACTATTACATCATAATTTAAAACAACATCTTAAACTTGAAGAAACTATTATTATTACTATTATTTTACCGGAAGGACGCAAACTAGCAAAACGAACTTCTAATGAAGCATTTGGGGTAGTCGAGGGATTATCCTTATTAGGGACAAGTGGCATATCTCAACCCTTAAGCGCACCCAGTCAATTAGAACTTTATCAACAACAATTAAAAGAGAAAGCTAAACAATTTGACACCGTAGTTTTTTGTTTAGGAGAAAATGGCTTAGACTTAGCCCAAAAATCGGGTATTAACCCTCAACAATTAATTAAAACAGCTAATTGGTTAGGGCCATTATTAGTCACAGCAGGACTAGAAAAAGTCCAGTCTATTCTACTCTTTGGCTATCACGGAAAATTAATTAAATTAGCAGGAGGAATCTTTCATACTCATCATCATCTAGCCGATGGAAGACGAGAAATATTAGTCGCTCATGGGGCTAAAATAGGATTATCAACCCCAATTCTACAACAACTTTTTACCTGCGAAACCACCGAAAATGGGTTACAAAAATTGAGAAAATTAGATCAAGAGATGGGAACTAATTGGACTGAAAAAATTTATGAATCTCTTGCGGAAACTATTGATAAACGGACACAGGAATATATCCATAAATACGTTGATTTTGACGTTAACATTGGCTCAGTTTTATTTGGACGCGATCGCCAGATTATTATTACCAGTAAAAGAGGTGAAACTTTACTGAATAGTTGA
- a CDS encoding RluA family pseudouridine synthase yields the protein MNQGWIYRDKVRPIDAGLTVLEYYTERYHHSGSEEWLKRILSEQILLNNQPVNPHTCLQTGQNLTYHRPPWKEPDVPLSFEVLSEEQDLLIIAKPSGLPVLPGGGFLEHTLLWQLQQQYPQDKPVPIHRLGRGTSGLMLIARSPLARSNLTQQMRDRQIRKVYRTLIGKSELPDHFIIDHPIGKIPYPSLGYLYAATPDGKFAYSECQVLKRRDQNTLLEVTILTGRPHQIRIHLATMGYPLLGDPLYTIGGIPKINDNDKLAVPGDCGYYLHAYQLAFIHPRTKQLMTFTCPDRINPKYHDSLD from the coding sequence ATGAATCAAGGTTGGATTTATCGAGATAAAGTACGCCCCATTGATGCAGGGTTGACTGTCTTAGAATATTATACAGAACGTTATCATCATTCGGGTTCTGAGGAGTGGTTAAAACGCATTTTATCTGAGCAAATTTTACTGAATAATCAACCTGTTAACCCTCATACTTGTTTACAAACTGGACAGAATTTAACCTATCATCGTCCTCCTTGGAAAGAACCTGATGTTCCCTTATCTTTTGAAGTCTTGTCTGAGGAGCAAGATTTACTCATTATTGCTAAACCATCAGGACTTCCTGTGTTACCAGGAGGCGGATTTTTAGAACATACTTTATTATGGCAATTACAACAACAATATCCTCAAGATAAACCTGTTCCGATTCATCGCTTAGGAAGGGGAACATCAGGGTTGATGTTGATAGCGCGATCGCCTCTTGCTCGCTCTAATTTAACGCAACAAATGCGAGATCGTCAAATTCGTAAAGTTTACCGAACTTTAATCGGAAAAAGCGAGTTACCTGATCATTTTATCATCGATCATCCTATTGGTAAAATTCCCTATCCAAGCTTAGGTTATCTTTACGCTGCTACTCCTGATGGAAAGTTTGCTTATAGTGAATGTCAAGTTCTAAAACGTAGGGATCAAAATACTCTTTTAGAAGTTACAATATTAACGGGTCGTCCCCATCAAATTAGAATTCATTTAGCAACAATGGGTTATCCTTTATTGGGTGATCCTTTATATACAATTGGGGGAATTCCTAAAATAAATGATAATGATAAATTAGCGGTTCCTGGAGATTGTGGTTATTATCTTCACGCTTATCAGCTTGCTTTTATTCATCCTAGGACAAAACAACTGATGACCTTTACTTGTCCTGATAGAATTAACCCAAAATATCATGACTCGTTAGACTAA
- a CDS encoding DUF2949 domain-containing protein encodes MLEKLVMFLQDELDIPAEQVHLALRNTQAIPSQLPMQLWKYGLINLGQLEKIFDWLEAA; translated from the coding sequence ATGTTAGAAAAATTGGTAATGTTCTTGCAAGACGAGTTAGATATCCCCGCAGAACAAGTTCATCTTGCTTTACGTAACACCCAAGCCATTCCCTCCCAGTTACCGATGCAACTATGGAAATATGGGCTAATTAACTTAGGTCAATTAGAAAAAATTTTTGATTGGTTAGAAGCTGCATAA
- the infC gene encoding translation initiation factor IF-3 yields MRRAKTRNKPVKPFEQSDQYRVNHRIKAQEVRVISEDGQQLGIQSLQEALSLAEQAELDLVEVSPNASPAVCKIIDYGKFKYQLQKKEAQAKKNRTETSVKELQLRYCIDTGDLDTKLNQARKFLKDGCKVKFSMRFRGRERAFIQLGREKLEQIVERLRDVANLEGNSSYSGNQLHIFLEPN; encoded by the coding sequence TTGAGACGAGCAAAAACAAGAAATAAGCCCGTTAAACCTTTTGAACAATCTGATCAATACCGAGTTAATCATAGAATTAAAGCGCAAGAAGTTAGAGTAATTAGTGAAGACGGACAACAACTCGGCATTCAATCCCTACAAGAAGCCCTTAGTTTAGCAGAACAAGCAGAATTAGACTTAGTAGAAGTTTCCCCGAATGCGTCTCCTGCTGTGTGTAAGATAATTGATTATGGCAAGTTTAAGTATCAATTACAGAAAAAAGAAGCCCAAGCGAAGAAAAACCGCACAGAAACCTCCGTTAAAGAATTGCAACTGAGATATTGCATAGATACAGGGGATTTAGATACCAAACTAAATCAGGCCCGCAAGTTTCTTAAGGATGGTTGTAAAGTCAAATTTTCCATGAGATTTCGAGGTCGGGAAAGGGCATTTATTCAACTTGGCCGCGAAAAATTGGAACAGATTGTCGAAAGACTGAGAGATGTGGCCAATTTAGAAGGAAATAGTAGTTACAGTGGTAATCAGCTACATATTTTCTTAGAACCCAACTAA
- a CDS encoding pantothenate kinase, with translation MNNLSTSKSTDWLALVIGNSRLHWGYFKQNKLQSIWDNEHLSKPLITQILPQNLLLPNIPNNLPLYIASVVPFQTKLWQTYPETQIITLDKIPLNNLYSTMGIDRALALLGAGQIYGFPCLVIDAGTALTLTGVDRDRALMGGAILPGLKLQFQSLATKTAALPNVSLSETLPLRWSINTPDAITSGILYTILGGIRTFIDDWLNNYPNSPIILTGGDSQLLLNYFKQKYPDISENLKQDKDIIFWGIFFSSY, from the coding sequence GTGAATAATTTATCTACTTCAAAATCAACGGATTGGTTAGCTTTAGTTATTGGTAATTCTCGTTTACATTGGGGATACTTTAAACAAAATAAATTACAATCTATTTGGGATAATGAGCATTTATCTAAACCCTTAATCACTCAAATCTTACCCCAAAATTTATTACTTCCTAACATCCCCAATAATTTACCCTTATATATCGCTTCTGTGGTTCCTTTTCAAACTAAATTATGGCAAACTTATCCTGAAACTCAAATCATTACTTTAGATAAAATTCCTCTTAACAATCTATATTCAACCATGGGAATTGATCGCGCTTTAGCATTGTTAGGTGCAGGACAAATCTATGGTTTTCCTTGTTTAGTTATAGATGCAGGAACCGCATTAACCTTAACAGGAGTTGATAGGGATCGCGCTTTAATGGGAGGAGCAATTTTACCAGGATTAAAATTACAATTTCAGTCATTAGCAACCAAAACTGCAGCGTTACCTAATGTTAGTTTATCTGAAACTTTACCCCTTCGTTGGTCAATCAATACTCCCGATGCCATTACCAGTGGAATTTTGTATACTATATTGGGGGGGATTAGAACATTTATTGATGATTGGTTAAATAATTATCCTAACAGTCCAATAATTCTAACAGGGGGAGATTCTCAACTATTATTAAACTATTTTAAACAAAAATACCCTGATATATCAGAAAATCTTAAGCAAGATAAAGATATAATTTTTTGGGGTATATTTTTTAGTTCTTACTGA
- a CDS encoding Lin0512 family protein, whose product MPRKRLIIEMGMGIDQHGQDPTVAAARAVRNAIAHNALPGVWEVAGLSHPNEMIVEVQVAVPYPKNVRQDEVLAVLPFGQKSITIKEGGMIVQGRAIPELNDKNDDMIIANAAVTVLIETP is encoded by the coding sequence ATGCCACGAAAACGTTTAATTATTGAGATGGGAATGGGAATTGATCAACATGGTCAAGATCCTACTGTAGCAGCAGCGCGAGCCGTTCGCAATGCGATCGCACACAATGCGTTACCTGGAGTCTGGGAAGTGGCCGGTTTGAGTCATCCGAATGAGATGATTGTCGAGGTACAAGTGGCAGTTCCTTACCCTAAAAATGTCCGTCAAGATGAAGTTTTAGCCGTATTACCTTTTGGTCAAAAAAGTATTACGATAAAAGAGGGTGGCATGATAGTTCAAGGACGAGCTATCCCTGAATTAAATGATAAGAATGATGACATGATTATTGCCAATGCTGCGGTAACTGTGCTTATAGAAACACCCTAA
- a CDS encoding aspartate kinase, with the protein MALIVQKYGGTSVGSVERIQTVAQRIHKTVQNGNSVVVVVSAMGKTTDTLVSLAKAITENPSRREMDMLLSTGEQVSIALMTMALQQIGQPAISLTGAQVGIVTEAEHSRARILSIKPDRIQRHLNRSEVVVVAGFQGISNIDDLEITTLGRGGSDTSAVALAAALKADFCEIYTDVPGILTTDPRLVSDAQLMAEITCDEMLELASLGAKVLHPRAVEIARNYGVSLVVRSSWSDQPGTLVVSPIPKPRSLEGLEITKAVDGVEFDRDQAKVALLRVPDHPGIAARLFGEIAHQKVDVDLIIQSIHEGNSNDIAFTVVKNVLTKAEAVAEAIAPALRSYPANPQEAEVIVEKGVAKIAIAGAGMIGRPGIAAKMFKTLAEANINIEMIATSEVKVSCVIDQEDGDRAIEALCNAFDVDLSPVPVTAKTVAMSPPVRGVALDMKQAQIAIRHVKDRPGMAASIFGVLAEHNISVDTIIQSQRCRIVAGMPTRDIAFTVAQGDVKGACLALNSLSDGFDEVLVDEDIAKVSIVGAGMVGQPGIAAKFFDALASQKINIKMIATSEIKISCVVPKEEGIKALKAVHQAFELAGKETVEVPA; encoded by the coding sequence ATGGCTCTAATCGTTCAAAAGTATGGGGGAACCTCAGTCGGTTCAGTGGAACGTATCCAAACTGTGGCCCAACGCATTCATAAAACAGTCCAAAACGGTAACAGTGTCGTTGTCGTTGTGTCAGCGATGGGAAAAACCACCGATACTTTAGTCAGTTTAGCCAAGGCAATTACCGAAAACCCCTCCCGACGAGAGATGGATATGTTACTCTCCACAGGAGAACAGGTATCCATTGCCCTAATGACCATGGCCCTGCAACAAATAGGACAACCGGCCATCTCCTTAACGGGGGCCCAAGTAGGCATTGTCACAGAAGCAGAACATAGTCGGGCCCGCATTCTCTCCATTAAACCCGATCGCATTCAACGTCATCTTAACCGTTCAGAAGTGGTTGTGGTGGCGGGGTTTCAAGGAATAAGTAACATCGATGACTTAGAAATTACGACCCTGGGCCGTGGGGGTTCCGATACCTCAGCCGTTGCCCTCGCGGCCGCCTTAAAAGCCGATTTTTGCGAAATTTACACCGATGTGCCTGGTATTTTAACCACTGACCCCCGTCTCGTCTCTGATGCTCAATTAATGGCAGAAATTACCTGTGATGAGATGCTAGAATTGGCAAGTTTAGGGGCCAAAGTATTGCATCCAAGGGCCGTGGAAATTGCCCGAAATTATGGGGTTTCCTTAGTCGTGCGATCCAGTTGGAGTGATCAACCTGGAACCCTTGTGGTTTCCCCCATTCCTAAACCGAGATCCTTAGAAGGGTTAGAAATTACCAAAGCGGTCGATGGGGTAGAATTTGACAGAGATCAGGCAAAAGTTGCCTTATTACGAGTTCCCGATCACCCTGGAATTGCGGCCCGTCTCTTTGGGGAAATTGCCCATCAAAAAGTAGATGTAGACCTGATTATTCAATCAATCCACGAAGGCAATAGTAATGATATCGCCTTTACGGTGGTGAAAAATGTGTTAACCAAAGCAGAAGCAGTGGCCGAAGCGATCGCCCCGGCCCTACGGAGTTACCCGGCCAACCCCCAAGAAGCAGAGGTGATCGTAGAAAAAGGGGTGGCCAAAATTGCGATCGCAGGGGCGGGAATGATTGGCCGGCCGGGTATTGCAGCTAAAATGTTTAAAACTTTAGCAGAAGCTAATATTAATATTGAAATGATTGCTACCTCGGAAGTAAAAGTCAGTTGTGTCATCGACCAAGAAGACGGTGATCGCGCGATTGAAGCCCTCTGTAACGCTTTTGATGTGGATCTGTCTCCTGTCCCTGTGACAGCGAAAACCGTTGCTATGTCTCCCCCGGTTCGGGGTGTGGCCTTAGATATGAAGCAGGCCCAAATTGCCATCCGTCATGTGAAAGATCGCCCAGGCATGGCAGCCAGCATTTTTGGGGTATTGGCAGAGCATAATATTAGTGTGGATACTATTATTCAATCCCAACGCTGTCGTATTGTGGCAGGAATGCCCACCCGTGACATTGCCTTTACCGTTGCCCAAGGGGATGTAAAAGGGGCTTGTTTGGCCTTAAATAGTCTCTCTGATGGCTTTGATGAGGTGCTGGTTGATGAAGATATTGCTAAGGTAAGTATTGTCGGGGCCGGAATGGTGGGACAACCTGGGATCGCTGCTAAGTTTTTTGATGCCTTAGCGAGTCAAAAAATTAACATTAAAATGATTGCCACCTCAGAGATCAAAATTAGCTGTGTGGTTCCCAAGGAAGAAGGGATCAAAGCCTTAAAAGCTGTGCATCAAGCCTTTGAGTTGGCAGGGAAGGAAACGGTAGAAGTGCCAGCTTAG